A genomic window from Salvia miltiorrhiza cultivar Shanhuang (shh) chromosome 5, IMPLAD_Smil_shh, whole genome shotgun sequence includes:
- the LOC131026543 gene encoding probable disease resistance RPP8-like protein 4 isoform X2, with product MAAYGAATSLKNTILRILQSSRISLVSHSPQILLPAYEEMDRLQKVLLKLDDTSCCKIRTKVNAADERIKEAVWEFEDLLESHILPQILPQLESSRDHLSFSVDLQSLQHRVDSLVEKMKMMEEEYTNEMENMPEEEGKPISSRIDHGGINSKMVGLSDRIEKVRDNLLDEYNYQPYSIIGMGGIGKTTLAKHIFEDPSIRSHFEFRAWVNVGRKCETDELLRCVLAQVDPNAHKILTQGGDHDGEELVGVLRERLKDVRCLIVLDDVWDKEANRLTNCLREKNIVGRIRFLLTSRLGITFTRHGYERMYFLNEEESNELLGEKCLVRRVSLLNLRNWERRLLRNVKVFLL from the coding sequence ATGGCGGCTTATGGTGCAGCGACCTCTCTCAAGAATACGATTCTGCGTATTCTACAATCGTCTCGCATTTCCCTCGTTTCCCACTCTCCACAAATCTTACTACCTGCCTACGAAGAGATGGATCGATTGCAGAAAGTTCTGCTCAAATTGGACGACACCAGCTGCTGCAAGATCAGAACGAAGGTGAATGCTGCAGATGAACGAATCAAAGAGGCAGTTTGGGAATTTGAAGATTTACTTGAATCCCATATCTTACCTCAGATTCTTCCACAACTCGAGAGCTCGAGAGATCACTTGTCTTTCTCTGTAGATCTGCAGTCTCTGCAACACCGTGTTGATAGCTTGGTcgagaagatgaagatgatggaGGAGGAATACACTAATGAAATGGAGAATATGCCTGAAGAAGAAGGCAAGCCTATCTCCTCAAGAATAGATCACGGTGGAATCAACTCAAAGATGGTTGGATTATCTGATCGTATTGAAAAAGTCAGAGATAATCTTCTCGATGAATATAACTACCAACCCTATTCGATTATTGGGATGGGGGGCATTGGCAAGACGACTCTTGCTAAGCATATTTTTGAAGATCCATCAATTCGGAGCCattttgagtttcgagcatgGGTCAACGTGGGCAGGAAATGCGAAACTGATGAACTATTACGATGTGTTCTAGCTCAAGTGGATCCCAACGCCCACAAAATCCTTACCCAAGGAGGTGATCATGACGGCGAGGAATTAGTTGGAGTCTTAAGAGAAAGATTGAAGGATGTGAGATGTCTCATTgtgttggatgatgtttgggacAAAGAAGCAAATCGCTTGACCAATTGCTTAAGAGAAAAGAATATTGTTGGAAGGATTCGATTCTTACTTACGAGTAGACTGGGAATAACATTCACGCGGCATGGGTACGAAAGAATGTACTTTTtaaatgaagaagaaagtaaTGAATTACTTGGTGAGAAGTGTTTGGTGAGGAGGGTTTCCCTCCTCAACTTGAGGAACTGGGAAAGAAGATTGCTAAGAAATGTGAAGGTCTTCCTCTTATGA
- the LOC131026543 gene encoding putative late blight resistance protein homolog R1A-4 isoform X1, with product MIVTVAELLSKADKTPEYWTEVLIKQHGSIFVTAYNQISEVLFPSYDYLPQHFKMFFLYMGAFPPYIDIHPILINSLSSAEGFVEPIGEESFADLSNECWKKLSRRYHLVLEIANYKFPVSSYRVHSCLQHLCKKETSRIKFMHVLESCDDVIRDQRRLCVHWNSLFCFKQVCDSIKSDCASTVRSLLCFGPCHSYPVPILDMGLKLLRVLDAAYVRFYHIPIEILKLVCLQYLALTCNGDLPPSISNLFHLQFLIIGRHMNIKKRGVQSYMPVQIWDMQELEHIQIWGRDLPTPNTDATLDKLIILVGVSASSCTREVLKRIPNLKVLRIEVELKPYDDEDETNSLSCLSYISQLQNLDRLEYHVVNPEMKYEFNTIPLSMFPSSLKELHLSGLGYPWKYMNDIGSLLPNLGMLVLRCYAFRGLEWEITLGSFLKLTTLIIEDTDLVQWRPQRGSFPDLRTLSMEHCYKLQQLEWPYDHSWITTIELVECNPLAVACANQLRDKFSFKLMVDTSF from the coding sequence ATGATAGTTACGGTTGCAGAGCTCCTATCAAAAGCCGACAAGACCCCAGAATACTGGACTGAGGTGCTCATCAAACAACATGGTTCGATCTTTGTGACtgcatataatcaaatatcagaGGTACTTTTTCCAAGCTATGACTACTTACCccaacattttaaaatgttttttcTTTATATGGGAGCTTTCCCTCCATATATCGATATCCATCCAATCCTGATCAATAGTTTGTCGAGTGCTGAGGGGTTTGTTGAACCAATTGGAGAAGAAAGTTTTGCAGATCTTTCCAATGAATGTTGGAAAAAGCTTTCTAGGCGGTATCATCTTGTTCTCGAGATAGCAAATTATAAGTTTCCGGTGAGTAGTTATCGCGTGCATTCTTGCTTGCAGCACTTGTGTAAGAAAGAAACTAGTAGAATCAAGTTTATGCATGTCTTAGAAAGTTGTGATGATGTTATAAGAGACCAACGTCGATTGTGTGTCCACTGGAACAGTTTATTTTGCTTCAAACAAGTGTGTGATTCGATAAAAAGTGATTGTGCATCTACTGTTCGTTCTCTCCTTTGTTTTGGTCCTTGTCACTCATATCCAGTGCCAATACTTGACATGGGTCTCAAGTTGCTCAGGGTACTAGATGCTGCTTATGTCCGATTTTATCATATCccaattgaaattttgaaactaGTTTGTCTTCAGTACCTTGCCCTAACTTGCAATGGGGACCTCCCTCCTTCCATATCCAACCTTTTTCACTTGCAATTCCTGATTATTGGTAgacatatgaatattaaaaagcGTGGAGTTCAGTCATATATGCCTGTGCAAATTTGGGATATGCAAGAACTCGAGCACATTCAGATTTGGGGAAGGGATCTTCCAACCCCTAATACTGATGCTACCTTGGACAAGCTCATCATACTTGTTGGTGTGAGTGCAAGCAGTTGTACAAGGGAAGTTCTCAAAAGAATTCCTAATCTAAAGGTATTACGGATTGAAGTGGAGTTGAAGCCTTATGATGATGAAGACGAAACCAACTCATTGAGTTGCTTGAGTTATATCTCACAACTTCAGAATTTGGATAGACTTGAATATCATGTTGTCAATCCTGAGATGAAGTATGAGTTTAATACCATTCCTCTTTCAATGTTTCCATCAAGTCTCAAAGAGTTACATTTGAGTGGGTTGGGATATCCTTGGAAGTACATGAATGACATTGGTTCGTTGCTGCCAAATCTTGGGATGCTTGTATTAAGATGCTATGCCTTTCGAGGCCTAGAGTGGGAAATTACCCTGGGGAGTTTCTTGAAACTTACTACACTTATAATTGAAGACACCGATTTGGTGCAATGGAGACCTCAACGTGGAAGTTTCCCAGATCTCCGAACCCTAAGCATGGAGCATTGCTACAAATTACAGCAACTCGAATGGCCGTATGACCACTCTTGGATCACGACCATTGAATTAGTCGAGTGCAATCCTTTAGCTGTCGCTTGTGCCAATCAATTAAGAGACAAGTTTTCCTTTAAACTTATGGTTGATACTTCCTTTTGA